CGAGACCGTCGACGAGCGGGGCGCCGTCGGTCCAGCGCTCCAGCGCGGTGGGGTTGGGCAGGCCCAGGTTCTTCACGAGCAGCTGCCCGATCGAGGTGGACACGAAGCCCTGGTAGCGGTCGCTCATGGTGGCAGGTCCCTCTTCGCTGTCGGGTGGTGGAGCCGGGTCGATGACATGCAACTGGGTGTTCGAACGGGAGTCCAGACTTCGTGACGTGCCCCTCAGGGCGTTGGCCCCGGATGCGTCACCGGCAAGGATAGGAACATGCAGCCCACCACCCGCCCGGTCGCCGTCGTCGGCGGCAACCGCATCCCGTTCGCCCGCTCCAACACGGTCTACGCCGGGGTGTCCAACCAGGAGATGCTCACCGCGGCCATCGACGGACTCGCCGACCGGTTCGACCTCCGCGGCGAGCGCCTCGGCGAGGTGGTCGCGGGAGCGGTCCTCAAGCACGCTCGCGACTTCAACCTCACCCGTGAGTGCGTGCTCGGCTCCACGCTCGCGCCCGAGACGCCCGCCACCGACATCCAGCAGGCCTGCGGCACCGGGCTGCAGGCGGCGATACAGGTCGCCGGCAAGATCGCCCTCGGCGTGATCGACGCGGGCGTGGCGGGCGGCACCGACACCACCTCCGACGCCCCGGTCGCGATCAGCGACAAGCTGCGCCGCAAGCTGATGCGGGTCAACGCCGCCAAGGACACCGCCGGCCGGCTCAAGGCGCTCGGCTCCATCCGTCCCGGCGACATCGGGCTCGACATCCCGCAGAACGGCGAGCCGCGCACCCGGCTCTCGATGGGCGAGCACGCCGCGCTGACCGCGCTCGAGTGGCGGGTCAGCCGCGAGGCGCAGGACGAGCTCGCTGCTCGCTCGCACCACAACCTGGCGCGGTCCTACGACGAGGGCTTCCACGACGACCTCGTCACGCCGTTCCGCGGCGTCGAGCGCGACAACCACATGCGGCCCGACTCCACCGTCGAGAAGCTGGCCACCCTCAAGCCGGTCTTCGGCAAGGGCTCGGCCGCGACGATGACGGCCGGCAACAGCACGCCGCTGTCCGACGGCGCCTCGGCGGTGCTGCTGGCCAGCGACGAGTGGGCCGAGGAGCGCGGCCTGCCCGTCCTCGCCCACCTCGTCGACGCCGAGACGGCCGCGGTCGACTACGTCAACGGCCACGAGGGCCTCCTGATGGCACCGGCGTACGCCGTCCCGCGGATGCTGGCGCGCAACGGCCTGACGCTGCAGGACTTCGACTACTACGAGATCCACGAGGCGTTCGCCTCCCAGGTGCTCGCGACCCTGGCCGCCTGGGAGGACCCGGTGTTCTGCCGGGAGCGGCTCGGTCTCGACGAGCCCCTCGGCTCCATCGACCGCGACAGGCTCAACGTCAACGGCTCGTCGCTGGCGGCGGCGCACCCCTTCGCCGCCACCGGTGGGCGGATCCTCCCCGTCGCCGCCAAGCTGCTGGCGCAGAAGGGTCAGCGCCGCGCCCTCATCTCGATCTGCGCCGCCGGTGGCCAGGGGGTCGTGGCGATCCTGGAGCGCTGACCGGAGCGCTGACCGGGCACTTCCTGCCCGTCCTGCTCGGCGACCGGGCACTTCGTGCCGTCTGACGGGCAGGAGGTGCCCGGTCGGGGTCTGGGACGGGCACGAACTGCCCGCTCACCTGTAGGGTCGCCCCCGATCGACATCCTTTAACGAGCCGTCCCGTGAGGCGGAGAAGGAGGTCCGGCGCGCACATGCCTGCCACCACCGACGAGACCAGCCCCGGGACCGGCCCCGAGCGGGCCGACCGCACCGTCCTCGACGCCCGTGACATCTCCCGGGCGCTGACCCGGATCTCGCACGAGCTGCTCGAGCGCAACAAGGGCGCCACCGACCTGGTGCTGCTCGGCCTGCACACCCGCGGCGTGCCGCTGGCCCGGCGCATCGCCGACAAGATCGCCACCGTCGAGGGCGCGCCCGTCGCGGTCGGCGAGCTCGACGTGACGATGTACCGCGACGACCTGCGCTCCCAGCCCACCCGGCGCGCCCACAAGACGGCCCTGCCTCCCGGCGGGATCGACCGCAAGGTGGTCGTGCTCGTCGACGACGTGCTCTTCTCCGGCCGGACGATCCGGGCCGCGCTCGACGCCCTCGCCGACCTCGGCCGGCCCTCCGCCGTACGCCTCGCCGTCCTGGTGGACCGCGGCCACCGCGAGCTCCCGATCCGCGCCGACCACGTCGGCAAGAACCTGCCGAGCGCGCTCGCCGAGCGGGTCAGCGTCCGGCTCAGCGAGGTCGACGGCACCGACGAGGTGACGATCTCGTGAAGCACCTGCTCTCCGTCGACGACCTGTCGGCCGACGCCATCCAGCAGCTCTTCGAGACCGCCGCCGACATGCACGACGTGCAGCGCCGCGAGGTCAAGAAGCTGCCGGCGCTGCGCGGCCGCACGGTCGTCAACATGTTCTTCGAGGACTCCACCCGCACCCGCTCGTCGTTCGAGATCGCCGGCAAGTGGCTCTCCGCCGACGTCATCAACGTCAGCGCCAAGGGGTCCAGCACGTCCAAGGGCGAGAGCCTGCGCGACACCGTGCTCACCGTCTGCGCGATGGGCGTGGACGGGCTCGTCATCCGGCACCCGGCCAGCGGCGCGGCGCTCCAGGTCAGCGAGTGGGTCGACGCCTCGGTCGTCAACGCCGGCGACGGCACGCACGAGCACCCCACGCAGGCGCTCCTCGACGCCTACACGCTGCAGCGCCGCCTCGGCTCCCTCGAGGGGCGCCACGTGGCGATCGTCGGCGACCTCACCCACAGCCGGGTCTTCCGCTCCAACATCCAGTGCCTGACCAGGCTCGGTGCCCGCGTCACCGTGGTGGCGCCGCCCACGCTGATGCCCAGCGGCGTCGGCGCGTGGTCGGCCGCGGCCGGGTTCGATACGTCGTACGACCTCGACGACGTGCTGCGGCGCGACGGCGGTCCGGACGCGGTGATGATGCTGCGGGTGCAGCGCGAGCGGATGACCGGTGCCTACTTCCCGAGCCCGCGGGAGTACACGGTCGGCTACGGCCTGACGCGCGACCGGCTCGCCGTGCTCGGCCCGGACGTGCCGATCTGCCACCCCGGGCCGATGAACCGGGGCCTCGAGATCGCCGCGGACGCCGCGGACGCCGCCCAGTCGGTCGTGCTGGAGCAGGTGTCCAGCGGCCTGGCGGTCCGGATGGCCGTGCTCTACCACCTGCTCGCCGGAGAGTCCGAAGGAGGGATGGCCTGATGTCGCTGGTGATCGAGGGAGCCTCGCTGCTGGGCGAGGGGACCACCGACCTCTACGTCGACGACCACGGGATGCTCGTGGACTCGGCGCCCGCGGGGGCGGAGCGGATCGACGCCGCCGGCCTCGTCGCGCTGCCCGGCCTCGTCGACCTGCACACGCACCTGCGCGAGCCGGGCCGCGAGGACGCGGAGACGATCCTGACCGGGTCGCGCGCGGCGGCGCTGGGCGGCTACACCGCTGTTCTGGCGATGGCCAACACGACGCCGGTCACCGACACCGCCGAGGCGGCGACGCGTGTGTGGGAGCTCGGTCGCGAGGCCGGCCTCGTCCACGTCCAGCCCGTCGGCGCGGTCACCCGGGGACTCGGCGGCGAGGAGCTCGCCGAGCTCGGGCTCATGCACCGCTCCCGCGCGGGCGTCACCGTCTTCTCCGACGACGGCAGGTGCGTCCACGACGCCCGCGTGATGCGCCGGGCGCTGGAGTACGTCAAGGCGTTCGGCGGCGTGGTGTCGCAGCACTCCCAGGACCCGTCGCTCGCCGGTCCGGCCGCGTGCTGCCACGAGGGCGAGCTGTCGGGCCGGCTCGGCCTGCCCGGCTGGCCCGGCATCGCCGAGGAGGTCATCGTGGC
This genomic stretch from Nocardioides renjunii harbors:
- the pyrR gene encoding bifunctional pyr operon transcriptional regulator/uracil phosphoribosyltransferase PyrR, with amino-acid sequence MPATTDETSPGTGPERADRTVLDARDISRALTRISHELLERNKGATDLVLLGLHTRGVPLARRIADKIATVEGAPVAVGELDVTMYRDDLRSQPTRRAHKTALPPGGIDRKVVVLVDDVLFSGRTIRAALDALADLGRPSAVRLAVLVDRGHRELPIRADHVGKNLPSALAERVSVRLSEVDGTDEVTIS
- a CDS encoding aspartate carbamoyltransferase catalytic subunit produces the protein MKHLLSVDDLSADAIQQLFETAADMHDVQRREVKKLPALRGRTVVNMFFEDSTRTRSSFEIAGKWLSADVINVSAKGSSTSKGESLRDTVLTVCAMGVDGLVIRHPASGAALQVSEWVDASVVNAGDGTHEHPTQALLDAYTLQRRLGSLEGRHVAIVGDLTHSRVFRSNIQCLTRLGARVTVVAPPTLMPSGVGAWSAAAGFDTSYDLDDVLRRDGGPDAVMMLRVQRERMTGAYFPSPREYTVGYGLTRDRLAVLGPDVPICHPGPMNRGLEIAADAADAAQSVVLEQVSSGLAVRMAVLYHLLAGESEGGMA
- a CDS encoding acetyl-CoA C-acetyltransferase, coding for MQPTTRPVAVVGGNRIPFARSNTVYAGVSNQEMLTAAIDGLADRFDLRGERLGEVVAGAVLKHARDFNLTRECVLGSTLAPETPATDIQQACGTGLQAAIQVAGKIALGVIDAGVAGGTDTTSDAPVAISDKLRRKLMRVNAAKDTAGRLKALGSIRPGDIGLDIPQNGEPRTRLSMGEHAALTALEWRVSREAQDELAARSHHNLARSYDEGFHDDLVTPFRGVERDNHMRPDSTVEKLATLKPVFGKGSAATMTAGNSTPLSDGASAVLLASDEWAEERGLPVLAHLVDAETAAVDYVNGHEGLLMAPAYAVPRMLARNGLTLQDFDYYEIHEAFASQVLATLAAWEDPVFCRERLGLDEPLGSIDRDRLNVNGSSLAAAHPFAATGGRILPVAAKLLAQKGQRRALISICAAGGQGVVAILER